Proteins from a single region of Parasedimentitalea psychrophila:
- a CDS encoding NAD(P)-dependent oxidoreductase, which yields MAKQPMLKFVQIERDMPDKRTADARREDFDEIYTEYAAAKAQEQSSRCSQCGVPYCQDHCPLQNNIPDWLRLTATGRLEEAYQISQATNTFPEICGRICPQDRLCEGNCVIEQSGHGTVTIGAVEKYITDTAWDRGWVKPASPSIERVESVGIIGAGPGGLAAADMLRQAGVQVTVYDRSDRAGGLLMYGIPGFKLEKDVVQRRNDLLAEGGVKFELNCAIGEDISFDDLRAKHDAVIIATGVYKSRDLAMPGSGAAGIEKAIDFLTASNKKSFGDDVAEFTSGQMNAKGKRVVVIGGGDTAMDCVRTSIRQGAISIKCLYRRDRANMPGSQRETQNAEEEGVIFEWLSAPKGFTDDSGKVSGVMVQKMRLGQPDASGRQAPEVIEGSDYVEEADLVIKALGFEPEDLPTLWNQPQLPVTRWGTIKAEFTSGATDLDGVYAVGDIVRGASLVVWAIKDGRDCAQAILAKMDAAMIQAAE from the coding sequence GTGGCCAAGCAACCGATGCTCAAATTCGTGCAAATCGAGCGCGATATGCCCGACAAGCGCACTGCCGATGCGCGCCGGGAAGATTTCGATGAAATCTATACCGAATATGCAGCAGCCAAGGCGCAAGAGCAGTCCAGCCGATGCAGCCAATGTGGGGTGCCATATTGTCAGGATCACTGCCCTTTGCAAAACAACATCCCCGACTGGTTGCGGCTGACCGCGACGGGTCGGCTCGAGGAAGCCTATCAGATCAGTCAGGCGACCAATACATTCCCCGAGATCTGTGGTCGGATCTGCCCGCAGGACCGGCTGTGCGAGGGCAATTGTGTCATCGAGCAGTCTGGCCACGGCACCGTGACCATCGGCGCGGTTGAGAAATACATCACCGACACGGCCTGGGATCGGGGTTGGGTCAAGCCGGCGTCTCCCTCCATTGAACGGGTTGAAAGCGTTGGCATCATTGGGGCTGGACCCGGCGGTCTGGCGGCGGCTGACATGCTGCGTCAGGCTGGCGTACAGGTTACCGTATATGACCGCTCGGACCGGGCGGGTGGGCTGCTGATGTATGGTATTCCGGGCTTCAAGCTGGAAAAAGACGTGGTTCAGCGCCGCAATGATCTGCTGGCAGAGGGCGGCGTCAAGTTTGAACTGAATTGCGCCATTGGCGAAGATATCTCGTTTGACGATCTGCGCGCCAAGCACGACGCGGTGATCATTGCCACTGGCGTCTACAAGTCGCGTGACCTGGCGATGCCGGGCAGCGGTGCCGCTGGCATTGAAAAAGCCATCGATTTCCTGACCGCGTCGAACAAGAAAAGCTTTGGTGACGATGTTGCCGAATTCACCAGTGGACAGATGAATGCCAAGGGCAAGCGCGTGGTGGTGATTGGTGGTGGTGATACTGCCATGGACTGCGTGCGGACCTCGATTCGCCAGGGTGCGATTTCGATTAAATGTCTGTATCGCCGGGACCGGGCAAATATGCCGGGTTCGCAACGTGAGACCCAGAACGCCGAAGAAGAAGGCGTGATCTTTGAGTGGCTGTCCGCCCCCAAGGGCTTCACCGACGACAGCGGCAAAGTCTCGGGGGTGATGGTGCAGAAGATGCGTCTGGGGCAACCTGATGCCTCGGGTCGCCAGGCGCCGGAAGTGATCGAAGGTTCCGATTATGTTGAAGAGGCCGATTTGGTGATCAAAGCGTTGGGCTTTGAGCCGGAAGACCTGCCAACGCTTTGGAATCAGCCGCAATTGCCGGTGACCCGCTGGGGCACCATCAAGGCCGAATTCACCTCCGGTGCGACCGATCTGGACGGTGTCTATGCGGTGGGCGATATCGTGCGCGGTGCCAGTCTGGTTGTCTGGGCGATCAAGGATGGCCGCGATTGTGCGCAGGCGATTCTGGCAAAGATGGATGCAGCGATGATCCAGGCGGCTGAATGA
- a CDS encoding class I SAM-dependent methyltransferase — MELASIKRIFSGEKPAKPLAPKALAQKPLAHKAALTSRDFMSDRPQNADREIKFLSFEREILNRAEAMVGSGIPAVLSVLRRLGLDGFSRLMWSLPLEGYPQLSQCLPKMTDLAVQAKWTGQSGLPLMVQSISFLRAVADDYNRLTGRSLAGATMLDFGCGYGRFLRLMTYYSDPDKVHGCDPMEASLDQCLSCDIPNAIEMSDYVPETLPYPDKTFDFAFAFSVFTHTSGQAMHAALKALRPVVKQDGLLAITIRPEEYWSINPTYAKRAETMIAAHQTKGLAFAPHALNTSTEIPAYGDTSVSLEKLAEIAEDWDIVGTNISSEDFYQIIVLLKPKSTN; from the coding sequence ATGGAATTGGCATCAATCAAACGTATTTTCTCCGGCGAGAAACCAGCAAAACCGCTGGCACCAAAGGCTCTGGCACAAAAGCCTCTGGCTCATAAGGCCGCGTTGACCTCTCGGGACTTTATGTCCGACCGGCCACAGAACGCGGATCGAGAAATCAAATTTCTCTCGTTTGAACGGGAGATACTGAACAGGGCCGAGGCGATGGTCGGGAGCGGTATCCCTGCGGTGCTGTCGGTTCTGCGTCGGCTGGGGCTGGATGGTTTTTCGCGGCTGATGTGGAGCCTGCCGCTTGAGGGCTATCCGCAGCTGTCACAATGCCTGCCCAAAATGACAGATCTGGCTGTTCAGGCCAAATGGACCGGTCAAAGCGGGCTGCCACTGATGGTGCAAAGCATCAGTTTCCTGCGCGCGGTGGCCGATGACTATAACCGGCTGACCGGCCGCTCTCTGGCTGGCGCAACCATGTTGGATTTTGGCTGTGGCTATGGCCGGTTTTTGCGGTTGATGACCTATTATTCGGATCCCGATAAGGTGCATGGCTGCGATCCGATGGAGGCGTCGTTGGACCAGTGCCTGTCCTGCGATATCCCCAATGCAATTGAAATGTCGGACTACGTACCAGAAACGCTGCCGTATCCGGACAAGACATTTGATTTTGCGTTTGCCTTTTCGGTTTTCACTCACACCTCTGGTCAGGCGATGCATGCGGCGCTAAAGGCGCTGCGCCCTGTGGTCAAGCAGGATGGGCTGCTGGCCATCACCATCCGGCCCGAGGAATATTGGAGCATCAATCCAACATATGCCAAGCGGGCCGAGACGATGATTGCTGCGCATCAGACCAAGGGGCTGGCGTTTGCACCGCATGCTTTGAACACATCCACCGAAATCCCCGCCTACGGCGACACCAGCGTGTCGTTGGAGAAACTGGCGGAAATCGCCGAGGATTGGGACATCGTCGGGACCAATATCTCAAGCGAAGACTTCTACCAGATCATCGTGCTGCTAAAGCCAAAATCGACCAACTGA
- the gltB gene encoding glutamate synthase large subunit produces MTKYDAEWVRAEETKRQYMAENGLYSEAEEHSSCGVGLVVSIDGKKSRKVVEAGIDALKAIWHRGAVDADGKTGDGAGIHVEIPVKFFYDQIERTGHEPRMDQLMAVGQVFLPRTDFGAQETCRTIVETEVLRMGYSIYGWRHVPVDVTCLGEKANATRPEIEQILISNSKGVDEETFERELYVIRRRIEKAAAAAHVYGLYIASLSCRSIIYKGMMLAEQVAVFYPDLMDERFESAFAIYHQRYSTNTFPQWWLAQPFRMLAHNGEINTLKGNLNWMKSHEIRMASAFFGDLAEDIKPIVPGGASDSAALDCVFEVMVRAGRTAPMAKTMMVPESWSKQAVDLPQPWVDMYSYCNSVMEPWDGPAALAMTDGRWVCAGLDRNGLRPMRYVITGDGLLIAGSEAGMVPINEGSVVEKGALGPGQMIAVDMKEGKLFRDAEIKDQLAAARPFGEWVGKINNLEDSLSGVSEQALFAGDELHKRQSAAGYTMEELEQILHPMAEDGKETLASMGDDTPSAVLSKMYRPLSHFFRQNFSQVTNPPIDSLREFRVMSLKTRFGNLKNVLEESSSQTEIIVLESPFVGNAQWDKLTAEFNAPLAEIDCTFVPGDGALSAALARVRAETEEAVRSGAGHLVLTDQHSNADRVAMPMILATSAVHSHLTRKGLRTFCSLNVRSAECIDPHYFAVLIGCGATVVNAYLAQDSLAERVERGLLDGTLTENVSRYREAIDQGLLKIMAKMGISVISSYRGGLNFEAVGLSRAMCAEFFPGMTSRISGIGVTGIQTKAVEIHAKGWIDGLDVLPVGGFYKARKSGETHAWEASSMKLLQMACKQASFELWKQYSAKMQSNPPIHLRDLLDVKPLGKAVPIEEVESITSIRKRFVTPGMSLGALSPEAHKSLNVAMNRIGAKSDSGEGGEDPAHFVPEPNGDNPSAKIKQVASGRFGVTAEYLNQCEELEIKVAQGAKPGEGGQLPGIKVTELIARLRHSTKGVTLISPPPHHDIYSIEDLAQLIYDLKQINPRCKVTVKLVASSGVGTIAAGVAKAKADIILISGHNGGTGASPATSIKYCGLPWEMGLTEAHQVLAMNNLRERVTLRTDGGLRTGRDVLMAAMLGAEEYGIGTAALISMGCIMVRQCQSNTCPVGICTQDEELRAKFVDNAADKVVNLITFYAQEVRELLASIGARSMDEVIGRADLLAQVSRGSAHLDDLDLNPLLITVDGSADIVYNRDKDRNVVPDTLDAEIVRDAARFLEDGEKMQLSYTVQNTHRTVGTRTSSHIVRNFGMRNAFQADHLTVKLQGSAGQSLGAFAVPGLKLEVSGDANDYVGKGLSGGTIVVRPPQVSPLTASDNTIIGNTVLYGATDGYLFAAGRAGERFAVRNSGAKVVIEGCGACGCEYMTGGLAVILGSIGANFGAGMTGGMAYLYDPEGEAAPMMNMETLVTNPVTVPHWEKQLKDLIERHLEETGSRKAADILQHWDSEKRNFLQVCPIEMLVHLPQPLSLEKAAVPAE; encoded by the coding sequence ATGACCAAGTATGATGCCGAATGGGTGCGTGCCGAAGAAACCAAACGCCAGTATATGGCGGAAAACGGGCTCTATTCCGAGGCGGAAGAGCATTCCTCCTGTGGGGTCGGTCTGGTGGTTTCCATCGATGGCAAGAAAAGCCGCAAAGTGGTCGAGGCTGGTATTGATGCGCTCAAGGCAATCTGGCACCGCGGCGCGGTGGATGCGGATGGCAAGACTGGTGACGGCGCTGGTATTCACGTCGAGATCCCGGTCAAGTTCTTCTACGACCAGATCGAACGCACAGGTCATGAGCCGCGCATGGATCAGTTGATGGCGGTGGGTCAGGTGTTCCTGCCGCGGACCGATTTCGGCGCTCAGGAAACTTGCCGGACCATTGTCGAAACCGAAGTGCTGCGCATGGGCTATTCCATCTATGGTTGGCGCCATGTGCCAGTGGATGTGACTTGTCTGGGGGAGAAGGCCAACGCCACCCGTCCCGAGATCGAACAGATTCTGATTTCCAATTCCAAGGGAGTGGACGAGGAAACATTCGAGCGCGAGCTCTATGTGATTCGTCGTCGAATTGAGAAAGCCGCTGCCGCTGCGCATGTGTACGGACTCTATATTGCCTCGCTGTCCTGCCGCTCGATCATCTACAAGGGGATGATGCTGGCTGAACAGGTTGCTGTGTTCTACCCCGACCTGATGGATGAGCGGTTTGAATCGGCTTTTGCGATTTATCACCAGCGTTATTCCACCAATACCTTCCCGCAGTGGTGGCTGGCGCAGCCGTTTCGGATGCTGGCGCATAACGGCGAGATCAACACGCTGAAGGGCAACCTGAACTGGATGAAAAGCCATGAAATCCGCATGGCATCGGCCTTCTTTGGCGATCTGGCCGAGGATATCAAACCGATCGTTCCGGGTGGGGCCTCGGATTCGGCGGCGCTGGATTGCGTGTTCGAAGTGATGGTGCGCGCGGGCCGGACGGCGCCAATGGCCAAAACCATGATGGTGCCGGAAAGCTGGTCAAAACAGGCTGTTGATCTGCCACAGCCCTGGGTTGACATGTATTCCTATTGCAACTCGGTGATGGAGCCCTGGGATGGCCCGGCGGCGCTGGCGATGACGGATGGTCGCTGGGTCTGCGCCGGCCTGGACCGCAACGGGCTGCGGCCGATGCGCTATGTCATCACCGGTGACGGGCTGCTGATTGCTGGCTCTGAGGCCGGCATGGTTCCAATCAATGAGGGTTCGGTGGTCGAAAAGGGCGCCTTGGGTCCGGGGCAGATGATTGCTGTCGATATGAAAGAGGGCAAGCTGTTCCGCGACGCCGAGATCAAGGACCAACTGGCCGCCGCGCGTCCGTTTGGCGAATGGGTCGGCAAGATCAACAACCTGGAAGACAGCCTGTCAGGTGTCAGCGAGCAGGCCCTGTTCGCCGGTGACGAGCTGCACAAGCGCCAGAGCGCCGCAGGTTACACAATGGAGGAGCTGGAGCAGATTCTGCATCCGATGGCTGAGGACGGCAAAGAGACCCTGGCCTCGATGGGCGATGACACCCCCAGCGCGGTTCTGTCCAAGATGTACCGCCCACTCAGCCATTTCTTCCGGCAGAACTTTAGCCAGGTGACCAACCCGCCAATTGATTCGCTGCGCGAATTCCGGGTGATGAGCCTGAAAACCCGCTTTGGCAATCTCAAGAACGTGTTGGAAGAAAGCAGCAGCCAGACCGAGATCATTGTGCTGGAGAGCCCCTTTGTGGGCAATGCCCAGTGGGACAAGCTGACGGCGGAGTTCAACGCACCGCTGGCCGAGATCGACTGTACCTTTGTCCCCGGTGACGGCGCCCTTAGCGCTGCCTTGGCGCGTGTTCGGGCCGAAACAGAAGAGGCGGTGCGCTCCGGCGCAGGCCATCTGGTCCTGACTGATCAGCACTCAAATGCTGACCGGGTGGCGATGCCGATGATTCTGGCCACCAGTGCGGTGCATTCGCATCTGACACGCAAGGGCCTGCGCACATTCTGCTCACTGAACGTGCGGTCGGCAGAATGCATCGACCCGCATTACTTTGCGGTACTGATCGGCTGTGGTGCAACCGTGGTGAACGCCTATCTGGCGCAGGACTCGCTGGCCGAACGGGTCGAGCGCGGGCTGCTGGATGGCACCCTGACCGAAAACGTCAGCCGCTATCGCGAGGCGATTGATCAGGGCCTGCTGAAAATCATGGCCAAGATGGGTATCTCGGTGATTTCCTCATACCGTGGTGGGTTGAACTTTGAGGCGGTGGGCCTGTCGCGCGCGATGTGTGCCGAGTTCTTCCCCGGCATGACCAGCCGGATTTCTGGTATCGGGGTGACCGGCATTCAAACCAAGGCGGTAGAGATTCATGCCAAGGGCTGGATTGACGGCCTGGACGTGCTGCCGGTGGGCGGGTTTTACAAGGCGCGCAAATCGGGCGAGACCCATGCCTGGGAAGCCAGCTCGATGAAGCTGCTGCAGATGGCCTGCAAGCAGGCTTCGTTTGAGCTGTGGAAGCAGTATTCGGCCAAGATGCAGAGCAACCCGCCGATCCACCTGCGGGATCTACTGGACGTCAAACCACTGGGTAAGGCGGTGCCGATTGAAGAGGTCGAAAGCATCACCTCGATCCGCAAACGCTTTGTCACTCCGGGCATGTCGCTGGGGGCACTGTCGCCCGAGGCGCATAAATCCCTGAACGTCGCAATGAACCGTATTGGCGCCAAGTCGGATTCAGGCGAGGGCGGTGAAGATCCGGCGCATTTTGTGCCGGAACCAAACGGCGATAACCCCTCGGCCAAGATCAAACAGGTGGCCTCGGGCCGCTTTGGCGTAACTGCCGAATACCTGAATCAGTGCGAAGAGCTGGAGATCAAGGTGGCGCAGGGGGCCAAGCCCGGTGAGGGCGGCCAGTTGCCGGGCATCAAGGTCACTGAACTGATTGCGCGTCTGCGTCACTCGACCAAAGGGGTGACCCTGATCTCGCCGCCGCCGCACCACGATATCTATTCGATCGAGGATCTGGCGCAGCTGATTTATGATCTCAAGCAGATCAACCCGCGCTGCAAGGTGACGGTGAAACTGGTAGCCTCGTCGGGTGTTGGCACCATTGCGGCTGGTGTGGCCAAGGCCAAGGCCGACATTATCCTGATCTCGGGCCACAATGGCGGCACAGGGGCGTCGCCTGCGACCTCGATCAAATACTGCGGCTTGCCGTGGGAAATGGGTCTGACCGAAGCCCATCAGGTTCTCGCGATGAACAACCTGCGCGAGCGGGTCACCCTGCGGACCGATGGGGGATTGCGCACCGGTCGTGACGTTCTGATGGCGGCGATGCTGGGGGCCGAGGAATACGGCATCGGCACTGCGGCACTGATCTCGATGGGCTGTATCATGGTGCGTCAGTGCCAGTCCAACACCTGCCCAGTTGGCATTTGTACCCAGGATGAAGAGCTGCGGGCCAAGTTTGTAGACAATGCTGCGGACAAGGTTGTGAACCTGATCACCTTCTATGCGCAGGAAGTCCGCGAACTGCTGGCCTCGATCGGGGCGCGCAGCATGGATGAGGTGATCGGCCGTGCGGATCTGCTGGCGCAGGTCAGCCGCGGTTCGGCGCATCTGGACGATCTGGACCTGAACCCGCTGTTGATCACCGTCGATGGCTCGGCTGATATCGTTTACAACCGGGACAAAGACCGCAATGTGGTGCCCGATACGCTGGACGCCGAAATCGTTCGCGATGCGGCCCGGTTCCTGGAAGACGGCGAAAAGATGCAGCTGTCCTACACGGTGCAGAACACGCACCGGACTGTGGGGACCCGGACATCCAGCCATATTGTGCGCAACTTTGGCATGCGCAATGCGTTCCAGGCGGATCACCTGACGGTGAAACTGCAGGGCTCTGCGGGTCAGTCGCTGGGCGCCTTTGCGGTGCCGGGGCTAAAACTGGAAGTGTCGGGCGATGCCAATGACTATGTTGGCAAGGGCCTGTCCGGCGGTACCATCGTGGTACGGCCGCCGCAGGTCAGCCCGCTGACCGCGTCGGATAACACCATCATCGGCAACACGGTTCTATACGGAGCCACCGATGGATATCTGTTTGCAGCGGGTCGCGCCGGCGAACGGTTTGCGGTGCGTAACTCGGGTGCCAAAGTGGTGATCGAGGGCTGTGGCGCCTGTGGCTGTGAATATATGACCGGCGGACTTGCGGTTATCCTGGGCTCCATCGGTGCCAACTTTGGCGCCGGAATGACCGGCGGCATGGCCTATCTCTATGACCCCGAGGGTGAAGCGGCGCCGATGATGAATATGGAAACTCTGGTGACAAACCCGGTGACTGTGCCGCATTGGGAAAAACAGCTGAAAGATCTGATCGAGCGCCATCTGGAGGAAACCGGCAGCCGCAAGGCCGCTGATATTCTGCAGCACTGGGACAGTGAAAAGCGCAACTTCCTGCAGGTCTGCCCGATTGAGATGCTGGTGCATCTGCCACAGCCGCTGTCGCTCGAGAAGGCTGCGGTTCCGGCCGAGTAA
- the mtgA gene encoding monofunctional biosynthetic peptidoglycan transglycosylase, translating into MAKKKKSKSKKKIAPMQWLRRWLLRGVLAFVALVGFFILLYTVVNPPTTHTMWTEGSRLGRIDQDWVAIEDIAPVMARAVVAAEDARFCQHWGIDVRAVRAVLDEGSQRGGSTISQQVVKNVFLWQGRSWLRKALETLITPAVEAVWSKRRILEIYLNVAEMGEGVFGVKAAARTSFDVAPDQLNAKQASLLAAVLPAPKSRSAKAPSRKLTTRARHIADGAATIRADGRAACFED; encoded by the coding sequence ATGGCAAAAAAGAAGAAATCCAAAAGCAAAAAGAAGATCGCTCCCATGCAATGGCTGCGGCGCTGGCTGCTGCGCGGCGTGCTGGCATTTGTGGCGCTTGTTGGATTTTTTATCCTTTTGTATACGGTTGTGAACCCGCCCACCACGCATACTATGTGGACCGAGGGCAGCCGGTTAGGTCGAATTGATCAGGACTGGGTGGCTATAGAGGATATCGCTCCGGTTATGGCGCGCGCCGTTGTGGCCGCCGAGGATGCCCGGTTTTGCCAGCATTGGGGCATTGATGTGCGGGCAGTGCGGGCGGTGCTGGACGAAGGCAGCCAACGTGGCGGCTCTACGATTTCACAACAGGTGGTGAAGAATGTGTTCCTGTGGCAGGGCCGCAGCTGGCTGCGCAAGGCGCTGGAAACCCTGATTACGCCGGCGGTTGAGGCGGTCTGGAGCAAGCGGCGCATTCTGGAGATCTATTTGAATGTCGCCGAAATGGGAGAGGGCGTATTTGGTGTAAAGGCGGCGGCGCGGACCAGCTTTGATGTGGCGCCGGATCAGCTTAATGCAAAACAGGCGTCTTTGCTGGCGGCGGTATTGCCTGCGCCCAAAAGCCGATCTGCAAAGGCCCCCAGCCGAAAGCTGACAACGAGAGCGCGCCATATCGCAGATGGGGCGGCCACCATCCGCGCAGATGGTCGCGCGGCGTGTTTCGAGGATTGA
- the fzlA gene encoding FtsZ-binding protein FzlA: MARLHHVPLSPFCRKVRLSLAEKKIEVELVEERYWEADADFLRRNPAGKVPVVRLDGKTMSESAAICEYLEETRPEPPLMPKDPEARFEVRRLVSWFDDKFHHDVTSKLLYERVNKKITGQGYPDSRNVKDGAKAIKYHLDYMAWLLDQRRWLAGDVMTLADFAAAAHLSCLDYISDVDWNRSAVVKDWYAKIKSRPAFRSILADQVPGFRPPPHYADLDF, from the coding sequence ATGGCCCGCTTGCACCACGTACCGCTCTCTCCATTTTGTCGCAAAGTCCGCCTGTCATTGGCGGAAAAGAAGATCGAGGTGGAACTGGTTGAAGAACGCTATTGGGAGGCGGATGCCGATTTTCTGCGCCGCAACCCGGCCGGCAAGGTGCCGGTGGTTCGGTTGGACGGCAAGACGATGTCTGAAAGTGCTGCGATCTGTGAATATCTGGAAGAAACCCGCCCCGAGCCTCCGCTGATGCCAAAAGACCCCGAGGCGCGCTTTGAGGTGCGCCGGTTGGTGTCCTGGTTCGACGACAAGTTTCACCATGATGTGACCTCGAAGCTTTTGTATGAGCGGGTGAACAAGAAGATCACCGGCCAGGGTTACCCGGACAGCCGCAACGTCAAGGATGGGGCCAAGGCGATCAAGTATCATCTGGATTATATGGCCTGGCTGCTGGATCAGCGGCGCTGGCTGGCGGGGGATGTGATGACGCTGGCTGATTTTGCCGCGGCCGCACATTTGTCCTGCCTTGATTATATCTCGGATGTGGACTGGAACCGGTCTGCTGTGGTCAAGGACTGGTACGCCAAAATCAAATCGCGACCTGCGTTCCGGTCTATCCTGGCCGATCAGGTGCCAGGCTTCCGCCCGCCACCCCATTACGCCGATTTGGATTTCTGA
- the queG gene encoding tRNA epoxyqueuosine(34) reductase QueG, whose translation MNMGSLLKQALVERALEEGFVSCRICRPWDVPEVPGRLAAYIDAEYHGQMGWMAERTHWRGDPALLWPEARSVIMLAESYAPEHDPTEILRHRERGAISVYAQNKDYHDLVKKRLKRLARWLIEAAKAQGSEAEVKVFVDTAPVPEKALGQAAGLGWQGKHSNLVSRDWGNWAFIGSVFTTLELPVDLAEPDRCGSCRSCLDACPTDAFVAPYQLDARRCISYLSIEYKGPVDEELRAKLGNRIYGCDDCLAACPWNKFAVAASDMRYAARADLMAPKLAELAVLDDAGFRAMFSGSPIKRIGRDRFVRNVLYAIGNSQDASLRPVAQALADDADATVADAARWAAQRLA comes from the coding sequence ATGAATATGGGATCTTTGTTGAAACAGGCTCTGGTGGAGCGCGCTCTGGAAGAGGGCTTTGTGTCCTGCCGGATCTGCCGCCCGTGGGATGTGCCAGAGGTGCCCGGTCGGCTGGCGGCCTATATTGACGCCGAGTATCACGGTCAGATGGGCTGGATGGCGGAGCGCACCCATTGGCGCGGCGATCCGGCGCTGCTGTGGCCGGAGGCGCGCTCGGTGATCATGTTGGCCGAAAGCTATGCCCCCGAGCATGATCCGACCGAGATTTTGCGACATCGCGAGCGGGGGGCGATCTCGGTTTATGCGCAGAACAAGGACTATCATGACCTGGTCAAAAAACGGCTGAAGCGGTTGGCCCGATGGCTGATCGAGGCGGCCAAGGCGCAGGGTTCTGAGGCGGAGGTCAAGGTGTTCGTCGACACGGCGCCGGTGCCGGAAAAGGCGCTGGGCCAGGCTGCGGGGCTAGGGTGGCAGGGCAAACATAGTAATCTGGTAAGCCGGGATTGGGGGAACTGGGCCTTTATAGGGTCTGTTTTCACCACGCTTGAGCTGCCGGTGGACTTGGCGGAACCCGATCGCTGCGGCTCTTGCCGCTCCTGTCTGGATGCCTGCCCGACCGATGCCTTTGTGGCGCCCTATCAGCTCGACGCGCGGCGCTGCATTTCCTACCTGTCGATCGAGTATAAGGGGCCGGTTGACGAAGAGCTGCGCGCCAAGCTGGGCAATCGCATCTATGGCTGTGATGATTGTCTGGCGGCCTGCCCCTGGAACAAATTCGCAGTTGCGGCCAGCGACATGCGCTATGCCGCGCGCGCGGACCTGATGGCGCCGAAATTGGCGGAGCTGGCGGTGCTGGATGACGCCGGGTTTCGCGCAATGTTTTCAGGCTCGCCGATCAAGCGCATTGGTCGGGATCGATTTGTCCGCAATGTCTTATATGCAATTGGCAATTCGCAGGACGCCAGCTTGCGCCCGGTGGCGCAGGCCTTGGCCGATGATGCGGATGCTACCGTGGCTGATGCCGCGCGCTGGGCGGCACAGCGGTTGGCGTAG
- the msrA gene encoding peptide-methionine (S)-S-oxide reductase MsrA: MSTTERAVLAGGCFWGMQDLIRKRPGVIHTRVGYTGGDVQNATYSNHGTHAEAIEITFDPSVTSFREMLAFFFQIHDPTTSNRQGNDMGMSYRSAIYVTSEGQKTVAEDTIADVDASGLWPGKVVTEVAPASDFWQAEPEHQDYLQNRPDGYTCHFARPGWVLPKRAIAS, from the coding sequence ATGAGCACCACAGAACGCGCCGTTTTAGCCGGAGGCTGCTTCTGGGGCATGCAGGACCTGATCCGCAAACGCCCTGGGGTGATCCACACCCGTGTTGGCTATACCGGCGGCGATGTACAGAACGCCACCTATAGCAATCATGGCACCCATGCTGAGGCGATCGAGATCACCTTTGATCCCTCAGTGACATCTTTCCGCGAGATGCTGGCGTTTTTCTTTCAGATCCACGACCCCACCACCAGCAACCGCCAGGGCAACGACATGGGGATGAGCTATCGCTCGGCGATTTACGTCACCAGTGAGGGTCAGAAAACCGTGGCCGAGGACACCATTGCCGATGTCGATGCCTCGGGTCTGTGGCCGGGAAAAGTGGTTACAGAGGTCGCCCCGGCAAGTGACTTTTGGCAGGCCGAACCGGAACATCAGGATTATCTGCAAAACCGCCCCGACGGCTATACCTGTCATTTTGCCCGCCCGGGCTGGGTGCTGCCAAAACGCGCCATCGCCTCGTAG
- the msrB gene encoding peptide-methionine (R)-S-oxide reductase MsrB translates to MSKYSKNPDVIATLSPEEYHVTQNAGTERPGTGKLLGNKEPGLYVDIVSGEPLFASSDKYESGCGWPSFTKPIEPAYMQEVQDQTLGMARTEVRSTHGDSHLGHVFPDGPADRGGLRYCINSASLRFVHRDDMAAEGYGDYIDQVEDIT, encoded by the coding sequence ATGTCAAAATACAGCAAGAACCCGGACGTCATCGCCACTCTGTCGCCTGAGGAATACCACGTCACCCAGAATGCGGGCACCGAACGGCCCGGGACCGGCAAGCTACTCGGCAACAAGGAGCCTGGTCTTTACGTGGATATCGTCTCGGGCGAGCCGCTGTTTGCCTCATCCGACAAATACGAATCGGGCTGCGGCTGGCCCAGCTTTACCAAGCCCATTGAACCTGCCTATATGCAGGAAGTGCAGGATCAGACCCTGGGCATGGCCCGCACCGAGGTGCGATCCACCCATGGCGACAGCCACCTTGGGCATGTCTTCCCTGACGGACCCGCCGATCGCGGCGGCCTGCGCTACTGCATCAATTCGGCCTCGCTGCGCTTTGTCCACCGCGATGACATGGCAGCCGAGGGCTATGGCGACTACATTGACCAAGTGGAGGACATAACATGA